One part of the Candidatus Tumulicola sp. genome encodes these proteins:
- a CDS encoding DUF4129 domain-containing protein — MTRHVVVAGACAAAVSLLCAPCDARNTATAGAQYAAALNRAADALEAAAKGQAHDAVVADLHVPPAPLPGPPRFSPSLDDWLQAGLRQARGEFKAKTRSLELRDLAKTLRGIGAETAQSQNAAQPKLDAAKTAAAILADPAYHIAESGTAAKPQRTLWDRFVEWLAGLVDKIFGGLYNVAAGSPLFGKVLAVVLLVTFIGLLGLMSYRLARAFLARRRRAVALDVGEALEPLPDSSSLYGLARVAARNRQYGKAVALVFRASLMLLDRAGRVPYDPARTAGEYRAEVRRRLAPAAAPFDRLAKTFTLATYAEVPVSDDDWSQAEDAFNRFEPLAERR, encoded by the coding sequence ATGACCCGGCACGTCGTCGTCGCGGGTGCCTGCGCAGCAGCCGTGTCGCTTTTGTGCGCTCCATGCGATGCTCGGAACACCGCAACGGCCGGCGCGCAGTACGCCGCGGCGCTCAACCGTGCCGCCGATGCACTCGAAGCGGCTGCCAAGGGACAAGCTCATGACGCGGTCGTGGCCGATCTTCACGTACCGCCGGCGCCGCTGCCGGGCCCGCCGCGATTCTCCCCGTCGCTCGACGATTGGCTCCAGGCGGGGTTGCGTCAGGCTCGCGGGGAGTTCAAGGCGAAGACGCGCAGTCTCGAACTGCGCGACTTGGCGAAAACGCTGCGTGGGATCGGCGCGGAAACCGCGCAGTCGCAGAACGCGGCGCAGCCCAAACTCGACGCGGCGAAGACCGCTGCTGCCATCCTTGCGGACCCGGCGTATCACATAGCGGAGTCCGGCACCGCCGCAAAACCGCAAAGGACCTTATGGGACCGTTTTGTGGAATGGCTAGCCGGTCTCGTCGACAAGATCTTCGGCGGACTTTATAACGTTGCGGCAGGCTCGCCGCTCTTCGGCAAAGTGCTCGCCGTCGTCTTGCTCGTGACCTTCATCGGCCTGCTCGGCCTCATGAGTTACCGGTTAGCACGAGCGTTCTTGGCTCGGCGCCGCCGCGCCGTCGCTCTGGACGTCGGCGAAGCGTTGGAGCCACTGCCCGATTCTTCGAGCCTGTACGGTTTGGCGCGCGTCGCCGCCCGAAACCGCCAGTACGGAAAAGCCGTCGCGCTCGTCTTTCGCGCGAGCCTGATGCTCCTGGATAGAGCCGGACGCGTTCCGTACGATCCCGCGCGCACCGCGGGCGAATATCGCGCAGAGGTCCGGCGCAGGCTCGCGCCGGCCGCCGCGCCGTTCGACAGGCTGGCCAAGACCTTCACGCTGGCCACCTACGCCGAGGTCCCGGTGTCGGACGATGATTGGTCGCAAGCGGAGGACGCATTCAATCGGTTCGAGCCGTTGGCGGAACGCCGATGA
- a CDS encoding RDD family protein, whose protein sequence is MERTVTVRTPESIAFYYELAGLGSRCLAIFVDGVIQGVATVLLFVLFSVAADRASQLANALRLDGKQFEALVVAFLILVLFWIWFGYFIVFEARWHGQTPGKRLLGIRVVRDGGYPLDFMGSLLRNMIRIVEAVFGFYLMSAISAVLSSQNKRLGDYAAGTIVVRDVAFEVPDPKKWLEGDGAAAAGPALVSAIALSDEEWALVDRYIDRRTSLPPAAAIATAARIATALRPKLSAEANGLSADELLMRLAASRRR, encoded by the coding sequence ATGGAGCGAACGGTCACCGTCCGTACGCCGGAGAGCATCGCCTTTTACTATGAATTGGCGGGGCTTGGAAGCCGCTGCCTCGCGATCTTCGTTGACGGGGTGATCCAAGGGGTCGCAACGGTTCTCTTGTTCGTCTTGTTCAGCGTCGCTGCGGATCGAGCGAGTCAGCTCGCGAACGCGCTGCGCCTGGACGGCAAACAATTCGAAGCGCTCGTCGTGGCGTTCCTGATCCTCGTGCTGTTCTGGATCTGGTTCGGCTACTTCATCGTCTTCGAAGCTCGTTGGCACGGTCAGACGCCCGGCAAGAGGCTGCTGGGCATCCGGGTCGTGCGCGACGGCGGCTACCCTTTGGATTTCATGGGCTCGCTCTTGCGCAACATGATCCGCATCGTCGAAGCGGTGTTCGGCTTCTATCTCATGTCCGCGATCAGCGCGGTGCTGTCGTCGCAGAACAAACGCTTGGGCGATTATGCCGCCGGCACGATCGTCGTCCGCGACGTAGCCTTCGAAGTTCCCGATCCCAAGAAATGGCTCGAGGGCGATGGCGCAGCGGCAGCCGGACCGGCGTTGGTGAGCGCCATCGCGCTCAGCGATGAGGAGTGGGCCTTGGTCGATCGCTATATCGATCGGCGCACCTCGTTGCCGCCTGCGGCTGCGATCGCGACCGCGGCGCGCATCGCAACAGCATTGCGCCCGAAGTTGAGCGCCGAAGCGAACGGACTTTCCGCCGACGAATTGCTGATGCGCTTGGCCGCCTCGCGGCGGAGGTAA
- a CDS encoding MoxR family ATPase produces the protein MAASASVVAERLQGGLRKVIVGQEQAIFALQLALLAQGHALIEGVPGTAKTLIVRVLAILLGADFRRIQFTPDLMPSDVVGTTVFNPKTGEFFTRRGPIFTNLLLADEINRTPPKTQSALLEAMEERQVTIDGVTTPLPALFMVCATQNPIEYEGTYPLPEAQLDRFLVKAHTGYPATPDELALLERVAAGFDARKLEREGLAAVVTEAEVEAARQDVRAVHVSAGLQRYVYDIVAQTRSASDVSLGASPRAGIHLLVAAQAAAGMDGRDFATPDDVKSVAPLVLPHRILVKPEAEVEGLLPDDVVKRVLDTVAVPKEASPA, from the coding sequence ATGGCCGCTTCGGCTTCGGTCGTCGCGGAGCGCCTGCAAGGCGGTCTGCGTAAAGTCATCGTCGGACAGGAACAAGCGATCTTCGCGTTGCAGCTCGCGCTGCTCGCCCAGGGCCACGCGCTGATCGAAGGGGTGCCGGGCACTGCCAAGACGCTGATCGTCCGCGTGCTCGCGATCCTGCTGGGCGCGGATTTCCGGCGCATCCAGTTCACTCCGGATCTCATGCCTTCCGACGTCGTCGGCACCACCGTGTTCAATCCCAAGACCGGCGAGTTCTTCACGCGCCGCGGCCCGATCTTCACCAATCTGCTCCTTGCCGACGAGATCAATAGGACGCCGCCGAAAACGCAGTCGGCGTTGCTCGAAGCCATGGAAGAGCGCCAGGTGACGATCGACGGCGTCACGACGCCGCTGCCCGCGCTCTTCATGGTGTGCGCGACGCAGAACCCCATCGAGTACGAAGGGACTTATCCGCTGCCGGAAGCCCAGCTCGATCGCTTCCTCGTGAAAGCGCACACGGGCTATCCCGCGACGCCTGATGAATTGGCGCTGTTAGAGCGAGTCGCCGCCGGTTTCGACGCGCGCAAGCTCGAGCGCGAGGGCCTTGCGGCGGTCGTCACCGAGGCCGAAGTGGAGGCCGCTCGTCAGGACGTGCGCGCGGTGCACGTCTCGGCCGGCTTGCAACGATACGTCTACGACATCGTCGCGCAGACGCGCAGCGCTTCCGATGTGAGCCTCGGGGCGAGTCCGCGCGCGGGCATTCATTTGCTCGTCGCCGCGCAAGCGGCGGCAGGCATGGACGGCCGCGATTTCGCGACGCCCGACGACGTCAAGAGCGTCGCGCCGTTGGTGCTCCCGCACCGCATTCTCGTGAAACCCGAGGCCGAAGTCGAGGGTCTTCTGCCCGATGACGTCGTCAAGCGTGTGCTGGACACGGTCGCTGTGCCGAAAGAAGCTTCGCCGGCATGA
- a CDS encoding MFS transporter translates to MKEASGLARYRALFAHRAVTLLVTAQLFTRLGDQFVMIGLLWEALELTHRASSAGLVLMAYTSGGLGFGLFSGSLLDRFPRKLLMLSDNALRCAVLAGMAVAAWRHALTIDWLIVLAVLSSAAAAITMVGVRAYLPTMLPEGLIVTAFAVDSAQFQIASIVGPALAGLVTARYGAAVSLSVAAGLFACFVALAAFIPSKSLDTGVPPQARPVSANEELRGARYILTHPVLRPMTMLLTVGNFFFGVFIVGLAFLSKDVFGNAAQGQGIMLAAIAAGALLASLVMGSVRWPWPRGLSFIVANVLLGAFVLFVGLAPSLAIACVLLACLGAVDAALFIWMSEIRQRTPPPGLVARVVGASMLLNVVSVPFAQGAAGFAVTPLGVRPMLELSGGLLFLYSLFFFGNAALRKEP, encoded by the coding sequence TTGAAAGAAGCCAGCGGACTGGCGCGCTACCGCGCGCTGTTCGCGCACCGCGCCGTCACGCTGCTCGTGACGGCGCAGTTGTTCACGCGCTTGGGCGATCAGTTCGTGATGATCGGGCTGCTTTGGGAGGCGCTCGAATTGACCCATCGGGCCTCGAGCGCCGGTCTCGTGTTGATGGCGTACACGTCAGGCGGACTGGGCTTCGGGCTTTTCTCCGGTTCGCTGTTGGATCGATTTCCACGCAAACTCTTGATGTTGTCGGACAACGCGCTGCGCTGCGCCGTGCTCGCCGGGATGGCGGTGGCGGCATGGCGTCATGCGCTGACGATCGATTGGCTGATCGTGCTCGCCGTTCTCTCCTCGGCGGCCGCCGCGATCACGATGGTCGGGGTGCGCGCCTACCTCCCGACGATGTTGCCGGAAGGCTTGATCGTCACGGCGTTTGCAGTCGATTCGGCCCAGTTCCAGATCGCGAGCATCGTGGGCCCGGCGCTGGCCGGTCTCGTCACGGCGCGGTATGGCGCCGCCGTGTCACTGAGCGTGGCAGCCGGCTTGTTCGCATGCTTCGTCGCGCTCGCAGCGTTCATCCCGAGCAAGTCGCTCGACACGGGCGTTCCGCCTCAGGCGAGGCCGGTGTCGGCGAATGAGGAACTGCGCGGCGCGCGCTACATCCTCACCCACCCGGTGCTGCGCCCCATGACCATGCTGCTGACCGTCGGCAACTTCTTCTTCGGCGTGTTCATCGTAGGCTTGGCGTTCCTGAGCAAAGATGTTTTTGGCAACGCGGCGCAGGGCCAGGGCATCATGTTGGCCGCGATCGCCGCGGGCGCGCTGCTGGCCAGTCTCGTGATGGGATCGGTGCGCTGGCCCTGGCCGCGCGGCCTTTCGTTCATCGTCGCCAACGTGCTTCTCGGCGCGTTCGTGTTGTTCGTCGGACTCGCACCCTCCCTCGCGATCGCCTGCGTGCTGTTGGCCTGCTTAGGAGCGGTCGATGCCGCGCTCTTCATCTGGATGTCGGAGATCCGCCAGCGCACGCCCCCGCCCGGTTTGGTCGCGCGCGTCGTCGGCGCCAGCATGCTGCTCAACGTCGTGAGCGTACCGTTCGCTCAAGGGGCCGCAGGATTCGCAGTGACGCCGCTCGGCGTGAGGCCGATGCTCGAGCTGTCGGGCGGCCTGCTTTTCTTATATTCCTTGTTCTTCTTCGGCAACGCGGCGCTCCGCAAGGAGCCGTAG
- a CDS encoding asparaginase, which produces MHASNEVNATPFDAGSRPAVVVTRGGIVESEHFVRFAVATPDGTVQESVGDITGPAFLRSSAKPLICAVVVQSGAAERFGLSDEELAVAAGSHSGEPYHIQAVRSILRKIGVDESALECGPHPPIHEPSAKALVAEGLQPQRIHNNCSGKHAAIMALAVHRGVDPAGYTNPEHAAQVEILNGCAELLGVERASLIIGTDGCGIPVIAVPLRAAAVCFARFSDPNRFGSRWSAAVARVRNAMLAHPQYVAGTGRFDTDLMKAAAGAVLCKGGAEGYHASSALEKGLGLCLKVADGNYRAVSPFVVDKLTNIGALDQRMAAALRNHRRPKVKNYAGTVVGEIRAI; this is translated from the coding sequence ATGCATGCGTCCAATGAAGTCAACGCGACGCCTTTTGATGCCGGCAGCCGACCGGCCGTGGTCGTGACCAGAGGCGGAATCGTGGAAAGCGAGCACTTCGTGCGCTTCGCGGTCGCGACGCCGGACGGAACGGTGCAAGAGTCGGTCGGCGATATCACCGGCCCGGCATTCCTGCGCTCATCCGCGAAGCCGCTGATCTGCGCGGTCGTGGTGCAAAGCGGCGCGGCCGAGCGATTCGGGCTCAGCGATGAGGAACTGGCCGTGGCCGCGGGCTCGCATAGCGGCGAGCCCTACCACATCCAAGCGGTGCGCAGCATCCTCCGCAAGATCGGCGTTGACGAAAGCGCGCTGGAATGCGGGCCGCACCCGCCGATCCACGAGCCCAGCGCGAAAGCGCTCGTCGCAGAAGGGCTCCAGCCGCAGCGCATCCACAACAACTGTTCGGGTAAACACGCCGCCATCATGGCGCTCGCCGTACACCGCGGCGTCGACCCGGCGGGTTACACCAATCCCGAGCATGCGGCGCAGGTCGAGATCCTCAACGGCTGCGCGGAGCTGCTCGGCGTCGAACGCGCTTCGCTGATCATCGGGACCGACGGCTGCGGCATCCCGGTGATCGCCGTACCGCTGCGAGCGGCCGCGGTGTGCTTCGCTCGCTTTTCGGATCCCAACCGATTCGGGTCGCGCTGGAGCGCCGCCGTCGCGCGCGTGCGCAATGCGATGCTGGCCCATCCTCAATATGTGGCCGGAACGGGTCGCTTCGACACCGATCTCATGAAGGCGGCCGCTGGAGCGGTCTTGTGCAAGGGCGGAGCGGAAGGTTATCATGCTTCGAGCGCTCTCGAAAAAGGCCTGGGCCTGTGCCTGAAGGTCGCGGACGGCAACTATCGGGCTGTGTCGCCGTTCGTCGTCGACAAGTTGACGAACATCGGAGCGCTCGACCAACGCATGGCCGCCGCGCTTCGAAACCATCGGCGCCCCAAAGTCAAGAACTACGCGGGAACGGTAGTGGGAGAAATCCGCGCGATCTAG
- a CDS encoding DUF4350 domain-containing protein codes for MMRGRQFPFLELAIVVTALVLLVLVTYLNYRRQQAAAPRFDTFSTYDAHRGGYRAWYELLKREGIREERFELRPVFLDESVRTLVLAYNLEEQLLRAASGKGTAGQLTAADLDALVRWVKAGGRLIWITDGTEGVDLGVPPFDESSPQRDDAVAVAVSRLTAGVDSISGSGRGRVPFKHSQAFAPLIADDVGAVVLEYPLGKGSVVVVTDQTLFNNANLAKAGNARLAFNIAAVGGRARGVVAFDEHVHGFLSGDSWWTILPVPMRVGASVVAVALLLLVLGTAFRFGPTARLPQDTERTSAEYLSSMATLFARGHAARKAVRDLVDISVRDVAGALGLPEKTDASVVAARLRTSENGAANADAIMELDRMRGYLAPTPRELVRAAHLCATLRKEYSRYGRFGFGRRGAPARRSA; via the coding sequence ATGATGCGCGGCCGCCAATTCCCCTTCCTCGAGTTGGCGATCGTGGTGACGGCGCTCGTCCTTCTCGTGCTGGTCACGTATCTCAACTATCGCCGCCAACAGGCGGCGGCGCCGCGCTTTGACACATTTTCGACCTACGACGCGCACCGCGGCGGCTATCGCGCCTGGTACGAGCTGCTGAAGCGAGAAGGCATTCGCGAGGAGCGCTTCGAGTTGCGCCCGGTGTTCTTGGACGAATCAGTCCGCACGCTCGTCCTCGCCTACAACTTGGAAGAGCAACTGCTGCGCGCGGCATCGGGAAAAGGCACTGCAGGTCAGCTCACCGCTGCCGATCTCGATGCGCTCGTGCGCTGGGTCAAAGCCGGCGGCCGGCTGATCTGGATAACGGACGGCACTGAGGGAGTCGATTTGGGGGTGCCGCCGTTCGATGAGTCCAGCCCGCAGCGCGACGACGCCGTTGCGGTGGCGGTGTCGCGCCTCACCGCAGGCGTGGACAGCATTTCCGGCTCGGGCCGCGGGCGCGTGCCATTCAAACACTCTCAGGCGTTCGCACCGCTCATCGCCGACGACGTCGGCGCGGTCGTCTTGGAGTATCCGCTTGGGAAAGGCAGCGTGGTCGTCGTCACCGATCAAACGCTGTTCAACAACGCCAACCTGGCCAAAGCCGGCAACGCGCGTTTGGCGTTCAACATCGCCGCAGTCGGCGGGCGCGCGCGCGGTGTAGTGGCATTCGACGAGCACGTGCATGGATTTTTGTCCGGCGATTCGTGGTGGACGATCTTGCCGGTGCCGATGCGCGTTGGAGCGAGCGTGGTCGCCGTCGCGCTGTTGCTGCTCGTGCTGGGCACCGCGTTTCGCTTTGGCCCCACCGCCCGGCTGCCGCAAGACACCGAGCGGACCTCAGCCGAGTACCTGAGCTCAATGGCGACCCTGTTCGCGCGTGGCCACGCGGCGCGCAAGGCGGTGCGGGACCTGGTCGACATCAGCGTGCGCGACGTAGCGGGTGCGCTCGGCTTGCCGGAGAAAACGGACGCAAGCGTCGTCGCGGCCCGTCTACGGACGAGCGAAAATGGCGCGGCCAACGCCGACGCGATCATGGAATTGGACCGGATGCGCGGCTACCTTGCGCCGACCCCAAGAGAACTCGTGCGCGCGGCGCACCTCTGCGCTACGTTACGAAAGGAATACTCGCGGTATGGCCGCTTCGGCTTCGGTCGTCGCGGAGCGCCTGCAAGGCGGTCTGCGTAA
- a CDS encoding amidohydrolase family protein, which yields MGGKTIGHALLAIGDGTSHQGSIRIENGRIARLDDGPHHLDFELPLGSTVTPGLIDLHVNGAGTHWFNKEPLESLKSLSTMAPMHGVTAYLPTLMSGPWEQMLRAAAEISRCVDMPVAGARSLGVHFEGPFLNPEYRRFHAAEHLLPPTPARVEALLETWTAGRCRVTMAPEIDGAPRAAAELARRGVVLAAGHTAGTYAIGLAAIEQGFQILTHAFNAMPPIQHRGSSILVAYLLDPAAYCEVIADGVHVSPEHLALLYRLKGVNLVLTSDAMPLVEGLVDEGGVVRTIDGVIAGSRLSQDAGVRNLMAATGITLAEAVVCATWAPARAIGVDGELGSLREGLRADLAIWDRRNHISHVFVGGELVYAND from the coding sequence GTGGGCGGCAAGACGATAGGTCACGCGCTTCTGGCGATTGGCGACGGGACTTCACACCAGGGCTCGATCCGCATCGAGAACGGCCGCATCGCGCGCCTCGACGATGGGCCCCATCATCTCGATTTCGAACTGCCTCTCGGCAGCACGGTGACCCCGGGCCTGATCGACTTGCACGTCAACGGCGCGGGCACGCATTGGTTCAACAAAGAGCCGCTCGAATCGCTGAAGTCGCTCTCCACGATGGCGCCGATGCACGGAGTCACGGCTTACCTGCCGACGCTCATGTCGGGGCCATGGGAGCAGATGCTGCGCGCCGCTGCCGAGATATCGCGCTGCGTCGACATGCCCGTCGCCGGCGCGCGCTCCCTCGGCGTGCATTTCGAAGGACCCTTCTTGAACCCCGAATACCGGCGCTTTCACGCCGCCGAGCATCTGTTGCCCCCGACCCCCGCTCGGGTTGAGGCGCTCTTGGAGACCTGGACCGCGGGTCGTTGCCGCGTGACCATGGCGCCGGAGATCGACGGCGCGCCGCGCGCGGCAGCCGAATTGGCCCGTCGCGGTGTCGTGCTGGCCGCAGGTCACACTGCGGGCACCTACGCCATCGGGCTTGCGGCCATCGAGCAAGGCTTTCAGATCTTGACTCACGCGTTCAACGCGATGCCGCCGATCCAGCATCGCGGGTCATCGATCCTCGTGGCGTATCTGCTCGATCCCGCCGCGTATTGCGAGGTCATCGCGGACGGCGTCCACGTCTCACCGGAGCACCTCGCGCTGCTGTATCGCTTGAAGGGCGTGAATCTGGTCCTGACGTCGGATGCGATGCCGCTCGTCGAAGGTCTCGTCGATGAAGGCGGGGTCGTGCGGACGATCGACGGCGTGATCGCAGGCAGCCGCTTGAGCCAGGATGCCGGCGTACGCAATCTGATGGCCGCCACCGGCATCACGCTCGCCGAAGCTGTCGTCTGCGCCACGTGGGCGCCCGCGCGGGCGATCGGCGTCGACGGCGAACTCGGTTCGTTGCGCGAGGGCCTACGCGCGGATCTCGCCATATGGGATCGGCGCAATCACATCTCCCACGTCTTCGTAGGCGGCGAGTTGGTGTATGCCAACGACTAG
- a CDS encoding stage II sporulation protein M encodes MRQAVFVERRRQGWQRLEQLLAVAERRGLRALAPEEIEELGRLYRWVTSDLAFSEGRQFDPSLRAYLHRLTARAHGYVYGGSVEGGWDRVAGFLKRDFPNEVRRSRWYILSCAALFVLAAVIAYTLIIAKPTNAYVVLGPSMVQPIHKSLHDSNFAFDRGYSATVSALIMTNNIKVSIIAAFGGITLGLLTLYAILGNGLVVGGEGAMYTNAGFGYDFWATIAPHGVIELTAIQLAGGGGLLLAAAFFNPGRLRRADALVRNARRAGVLFLGVCCMLLVAGLIEGFFSPQRFSPELRLSMGALTALALFYYFGFVGIDKKSNV; translated from the coding sequence ATGCGGCAAGCGGTTTTCGTCGAACGGCGGCGCCAAGGTTGGCAGCGGCTCGAGCAATTGCTCGCCGTCGCCGAGCGGCGCGGCTTGCGCGCGCTGGCGCCCGAGGAGATCGAGGAACTCGGTCGTCTCTACCGTTGGGTGACGTCTGATCTGGCGTTTTCGGAGGGCCGGCAGTTCGATCCGAGTCTGCGCGCTTATCTCCATCGCCTGACGGCACGCGCCCATGGTTATGTCTACGGCGGGAGCGTCGAAGGCGGGTGGGACCGCGTCGCCGGCTTTCTCAAGCGCGATTTTCCGAACGAGGTGCGGCGCTCGCGCTGGTACATCCTCAGCTGCGCGGCGCTGTTCGTGCTCGCAGCGGTCATCGCGTACACGCTCATCATCGCCAAACCGACCAACGCCTATGTCGTGCTCGGCCCAAGCATGGTGCAGCCGATCCACAAGAGCCTGCACGACAGCAACTTCGCATTCGATCGAGGCTATTCGGCGACCGTTTCGGCGCTGATCATGACCAACAACATCAAGGTGTCGATCATCGCCGCGTTCGGCGGCATCACGCTCGGCCTGCTGACCCTCTACGCCATCCTGGGCAACGGCCTGGTGGTCGGGGGAGAGGGCGCGATGTACACCAACGCGGGCTTCGGCTACGATTTTTGGGCGACGATCGCCCCGCATGGCGTCATCGAGCTCACCGCTATCCAACTCGCAGGCGGCGGGGGGCTGCTGCTGGCCGCGGCGTTCTTCAATCCCGGAAGGCTGCGGCGGGCGGACGCCCTCGTGCGCAACGCGCGCCGCGCGGGCGTGCTGTTCCTAGGCGTGTGCTGCATGCTGCTCGTCGCCGGGCTGATCGAAGGATTTTTCTCGCCGCAGCGCTTTTCGCCTGAGCTGCGCCTTAGCATGGGGGCGCTCACCGCGCTGGCGCTCTTCTATTACTTCGGATTCGTTGGTATTGATAAAAAATCAAATGTGTAG
- a CDS encoding DUF58 domain-containing protein has protein sequence MIQARKPRRFDPAFPWITPRFAGWLIVVALVISLGALWQPLVWLGLTGGIALAGFVLADLAAGPRRREVVIEREPLGHLALRTPSSFTYSIENRSQVPIRYGIVDTPIDLVQMPEEPVLGTVGPNRRQVERLSVTPLERGSAPLGDLYVTAENPIGMIQRRWRVQSNVEARVYPDLSAVERYGALARRGRLVEAGFRKLRLRGGGGEFDSLREWLPDDEFRMIDWKATARRNKLMVAQFDIERSQTVMLVLDAGRLMTPRIGAQRKFDYAVTAALSVAFIASLADDKVGLMAFAGTVREHVAPRSGDRHVAGLVQRMYDLQPRFEESDYAGAFAYLRQRQPKRSLVVFFTDMFDPVASATVLANVAVLSPRHLVICVLMNDEAIETALSLDPADPEAAYRASVAAVLQAERRKAVAMLMKRGIGVIDVPARDLTVSLINAYIDVKGRNLI, from the coding sequence ATGATCCAGGCGCGAAAACCGCGCCGTTTCGATCCGGCTTTTCCGTGGATCACGCCGCGCTTCGCCGGCTGGCTCATCGTCGTCGCGTTGGTGATCTCGCTTGGCGCGTTGTGGCAGCCTTTGGTGTGGCTGGGTTTAACCGGGGGAATCGCGCTCGCAGGCTTTGTGCTGGCCGATCTCGCCGCAGGCCCGCGCAGGCGCGAGGTCGTCATCGAGCGCGAGCCCCTCGGCCACCTCGCCCTGCGAACGCCCTCTTCCTTTACGTACTCGATCGAGAACCGTTCCCAAGTTCCGATCCGCTACGGCATCGTGGACACGCCGATCGACCTGGTGCAGATGCCCGAGGAGCCTGTGCTGGGAACGGTCGGTCCGAATCGGCGCCAAGTCGAGCGCCTTTCCGTCACGCCGCTCGAACGCGGCAGTGCGCCGCTCGGCGACCTCTACGTCACGGCGGAAAACCCCATCGGCATGATCCAGCGACGTTGGCGCGTGCAGTCGAACGTCGAAGCGCGCGTGTATCCCGACCTCTCCGCGGTAGAGCGCTACGGCGCGCTCGCTCGCCGGGGCCGCTTGGTCGAAGCCGGCTTCCGGAAATTGCGCTTGCGCGGCGGCGGCGGCGAGTTCGATAGTCTGCGCGAATGGCTGCCCGACGACGAGTTCCGGATGATCGATTGGAAGGCGACGGCGCGCCGCAACAAGCTGATGGTCGCTCAATTCGACATCGAGCGCAGCCAAACGGTGATGCTCGTGCTCGACGCCGGCCGCCTGATGACCCCGCGCATCGGCGCGCAGCGCAAGTTCGACTACGCGGTCACGGCCGCGCTGTCGGTGGCCTTCATCGCCTCGCTTGCCGACGACAAGGTCGGGCTGATGGCTTTTGCCGGCACTGTGCGCGAACACGTGGCGCCTCGCTCCGGCGACCGGCACGTCGCGGGCCTCGTGCAACGCATGTACGACCTGCAGCCGCGCTTCGAGGAGTCCGATTACGCCGGCGCGTTCGCATACTTGAGGCAGCGTCAGCCCAAGCGCAGCCTCGTCGTCTTCTTCACCGACATGTTCGATCCGGTGGCCTCTGCGACCGTGCTTGCCAACGTCGCAGTCCTGTCGCCGCGGCATCTGGTCATCTGCGTGCTCATGAATGACGAGGCGATCGAAACTGCGCTCTCACTCGACCCGGCCGATCCCGAGGCGGCGTATCGCGCGAGCGTGGCCGCGGTGCTGCAGGCCGAGCGGCGCAAGGCCGTCGCCATGCTCATGAAGCGGGGCATCGGGGTGATCGACGTGCCGGCGCGAGATCTGACCGTGTCGCTGATCAACGCTTACATCGACGTCAAGGGCCGCAATCTGATCTAG